In one Ktedonobacteraceae bacterium genomic region, the following are encoded:
- the kdpB gene encoding potassium-transporting ATPase subunit KdpB codes for MQTNQTQPQIESDSLEVKQWKTRRKGDISIWDPKIIRTAIPASFQKLDPRVQVKNPVMFVVEVGSVITTIEFVRLLFTRPSAGFTGSQLVAERLFVLAVAIWLWFTVVFANFAEAMAEGRGKAQAETLRRARTTTMAKRLAGPDRFGPVQEVTAPELRKGDLVLVEAGDVIPGDGDVVEGVASVDESAITGESAPVIRESGGDRSAVTGGTRVLSDWIVVKISANPGETFLDRMIALVEGAKRQRTPNEIALNILISALTIIFVLVVVSLEPFAIYSGQAVSVTTLIALLICLIPTTIGGLLSAIGIAGMDRLVQRNVLAMSGRAVEAAGDVDVLLLDKTGTITIGNRQATRFIPLHGVDERDLARAAMLSSLSDETPEGRSIVTLAKEKYGFTDEIDSSATFIPFSATTRMSGVDLDGAHAGNGAVPVHSIRKGASDSVAAYVAEHGGNSSDELKVIVNGIASAGSTPLVVAETEPGSNGTKERARVLGVIELKDIVKGGMRARFDELRKMGIRTIMITGDNPLTAAAIAKESGVDDFLAQATPETKMKLIKEQQSGGRMVAMTGDGTNDAPALAQADVGVAMNTGTQAAKEAANMVDLDSNPTKLIEVVEVGKQLLITRGALTTFSIANDVAKYFAIIPAAFSITYPQLQALNIMHLATPHSAVLSAVIFNALIIVALIPLALRGVKYRAIGAGPLLRRNLLIYGIGGIIVPFIGIKAIDLILQVLHLTL; via the coding sequence ATGCAGACCAATCAAACACAGCCTCAGATAGAGTCCGATAGCTTAGAAGTCAAACAATGGAAGACGCGACGCAAAGGGGATATCTCGATCTGGGACCCCAAGATCATCCGTACCGCCATCCCGGCATCGTTCCAGAAGCTCGACCCGCGCGTGCAGGTCAAGAACCCGGTTATGTTCGTGGTAGAGGTCGGTAGCGTTATCACCACTATCGAATTCGTGCGCCTGCTCTTTACCCGGCCCAGCGCTGGCTTTACCGGCAGCCAACTCGTGGCCGAGCGACTCTTCGTGCTGGCGGTGGCCATCTGGCTCTGGTTCACCGTCGTCTTCGCCAACTTCGCCGAGGCAATGGCTGAGGGACGCGGCAAGGCGCAGGCTGAGACGCTGCGCCGGGCACGCACCACGACGATGGCCAAACGCCTCGCCGGTCCCGACCGCTTCGGACCCGTGCAGGAAGTCACGGCCCCCGAACTGCGCAAGGGTGATCTGGTGCTCGTCGAGGCCGGCGATGTCATCCCTGGCGATGGGGATGTGGTAGAAGGTGTGGCCTCTGTCGATGAGTCGGCTATCACCGGCGAATCGGCCCCGGTCATTCGTGAGAGCGGCGGCGACCGCTCCGCGGTCACAGGTGGTACGCGCGTCCTTTCCGACTGGATCGTGGTCAAAATTTCGGCGAACCCTGGCGAAACGTTCCTGGATCGGATGATCGCGCTCGTGGAGGGCGCGAAGCGACAGCGTACACCCAACGAGATCGCTTTGAATATCCTGATCTCCGCCCTGACCATCATCTTCGTGCTGGTGGTCGTCTCCCTTGAGCCATTCGCCATCTACTCAGGGCAGGCCGTCTCAGTTACCACGCTGATCGCGCTGCTCATCTGTTTGATCCCTACTACCATTGGTGGACTGTTATCGGCCATCGGCATTGCAGGCATGGACCGGCTGGTGCAGCGCAATGTGCTGGCGATGAGCGGGCGCGCGGTGGAGGCGGCAGGCGATGTCGATGTGCTGCTCCTGGATAAGACTGGCACCATCACTATCGGCAACCGCCAGGCCACGCGTTTCATTCCGCTGCATGGAGTAGACGAACGCGACCTGGCCCGTGCCGCGATGTTGTCCAGTCTCTCGGATGAGACGCCCGAAGGTCGCTCGATTGTCACGCTGGCGAAGGAAAAATACGGGTTTACCGACGAGATCGATTCCTCTGCTACCTTCATTCCGTTCTCAGCCACTACACGGATGAGTGGTGTCGACCTGGATGGTGCTCATGCAGGCAATGGTGCTGTACCTGTGCATTCTATTCGCAAAGGTGCCTCCGATTCGGTTGCTGCTTATGTGGCCGAACATGGGGGCAATAGCAGTGACGAATTGAAAGTGATTGTCAATGGCATCGCCAGCGCCGGCAGTACGCCACTCGTTGTAGCTGAGACGGAGCCTGGCTCCAACGGTACAAAGGAGCGCGCGCGGGTGCTGGGAGTGATCGAACTGAAAGACATCGTCAAGGGTGGGATGCGGGCGCGCTTCGATGAACTGCGCAAGATGGGCATCCGCACCATTATGATCACCGGAGATAACCCGCTGACCGCCGCGGCCATCGCTAAAGAATCGGGCGTCGACGATTTCCTGGCACAGGCGACACCTGAGACCAAAATGAAGCTGATTAAAGAGCAGCAGAGCGGCGGGCGTATGGTGGCCATGACCGGCGACGGTACCAACGATGCACCGGCCCTGGCGCAGGCGGATGTAGGTGTTGCCATGAATACCGGCACGCAGGCGGCCAAAGAAGCCGCCAATATGGTGGATCTCGATTCCAACCCGACCAAGCTGATCGAGGTGGTCGAGGTGGGCAAGCAACTGCTGATTACTCGAGGTGCGCTGACCACGTTCAGCATTGCCAATGACGTGGCGAAGTACTTCGCCATCATTCCGGCGGCTTTCTCGATCACGTACCCGCAGTTGCAGGCCTTGAATATCATGCACCTGGCAACACCGCACAGCGCGGTACTCTCAGCTGTGATTTTCAACGCTTTGATTATCGTAGCCCTGATTCCCCTGGCCCTACGGGGCGTGAAATACCGGGCCATTGGAGCAGGACCACTGCTACGGCGCAATCTGCTGATCTATGGCATTGGCGGCATCATTGTCCCGTTCATTGGCATTAAGGCCATCGACCTGATCTTGCAGGTGCTACACCTGACTCTATAA
- the kdpC gene encoding potassium-transporting ATPase subunit KdpC, translating into MKTFLIKYLRPAVALAIILTIVTGFLYPGVVTVLAQVLFNHQANGSLLCNAQGQVVGSELIGQYWTQLKYFHGRPSATVNPVTEKPEPYAADNSSASNLGPTNAALKQDVQQRIAALQAEFKQEHLPVPAGSVPVDLVTASGSGLDPDISIAAAMYQVPVVAAARGMSQQAVMNLITSNETGRFLGVFGEPYVNVLTLNLALDGPSANVHQC; encoded by the coding sequence ATGAAGACGTTTTTGATCAAGTACCTGCGCCCGGCGGTGGCGCTGGCGATAATTCTGACCATCGTGACCGGGTTCCTCTATCCAGGAGTGGTAACAGTGCTGGCGCAGGTACTCTTTAACCACCAGGCGAACGGAAGCTTACTCTGCAATGCGCAGGGCCAGGTAGTCGGCTCCGAATTAATCGGGCAGTACTGGACGCAGCTGAAGTACTTTCATGGACGGCCTTCGGCGACTGTCAACCCGGTGACAGAGAAGCCTGAGCCTTACGCAGCCGATAATTCATCGGCTTCGAACCTTGGTCCGACGAACGCGGCGCTTAAGCAGGATGTGCAGCAACGCATCGCGGCATTACAGGCGGAATTCAAGCAGGAGCATCTGCCGGTTCCTGCTGGCTCAGTGCCGGTTGATCTAGTCACCGCGTCCGGTTCGGGGCTAGACCCGGACATTTCGATTGCTGCGGCGATGTACCAGGTGCCGGTTGTGGCGGCCGCACGCGGGATGAGCCAGCAAGCGGTCATGAATCTGATCACATCCAACGAGACGGGACGCTTCCTGGGCGTCTTCGGCGAGCCATATGTCAATGTTCTCACGTTGAACCTGGCTCTGGATGGGCCGAGCGCGAATGTACACCAGTGTTAA
- a CDS encoding universal stress protein, translating into MMAERLPDEEQHRREEGRPDPEELLRRYGLRDSDLAAPSPGMPSESGQNQNVLTPSRVTYPHRRGRLRVYLAAAAGAGKTYAMLNEGHRREGRGTDVVIGYVETHKRSQTESQIGDLEIMPRKKVTYRGVTLEEMDTEAIIARHPKVALIDELAHTNVPGSKHAKRYQDVLEILDAGIDVVTTLNVQHLESLNDTVASITGVRVRETLPDWVLDGADEVELVDISPYALRQRMKHGNIYPPERIDAALNNFFREGNLTALRELALIRTAEKTESQLQEYMTEHKIEKLWPASERVLVGFDTRPQSRQIIRDAWRLAHGLHADLIAVTVQPEGYMAFTSKLIGLLKYGSKAKKHREEALQRLEQHALLAEDLGAEVIRTSSNDIARKLVEVARENHVTQLVLGQPARSRWEELLRGSIINRVLRLSSEIDIHLVPQEREE; encoded by the coding sequence ATGATGGCTGAGCGACTACCTGACGAAGAACAACATAGGCGAGAGGAAGGGCGGCCCGACCCGGAGGAACTGCTCAGGCGCTATGGCTTGCGAGATAGCGACCTGGCCGCACCTTCTCCTGGCATGCCGTCGGAGAGTGGGCAGAATCAGAATGTCCTTACTCCCAGCCGGGTAACCTACCCACACCGGCGCGGTCGGCTGCGCGTCTACCTGGCGGCGGCAGCTGGAGCAGGGAAGACCTATGCTATGCTCAATGAGGGGCACCGCCGCGAGGGACGAGGCACCGATGTGGTGATCGGCTATGTTGAGACGCACAAGCGCTCACAAACCGAATCACAGATTGGGGACCTGGAGATTATGCCGCGTAAGAAAGTGACGTACCGCGGGGTGACGCTCGAAGAAATGGACACCGAGGCAATTATTGCCCGGCATCCGAAAGTCGCGCTCATCGATGAACTTGCTCATACGAACGTCCCGGGTTCCAAACATGCCAAACGTTACCAGGATGTATTGGAGATTCTGGATGCAGGCATTGATGTAGTAACGACGCTCAACGTGCAGCATCTTGAGAGCCTCAACGATACGGTGGCCAGTATTACCGGGGTGCGTGTGCGTGAGACCTTACCCGACTGGGTGCTGGACGGGGCTGACGAGGTGGAACTGGTCGATATCTCGCCATATGCTCTTCGCCAGCGCATGAAGCACGGAAATATCTATCCTCCAGAGCGCATTGATGCAGCTCTTAACAATTTCTTCCGTGAGGGGAATTTGACGGCGCTGCGCGAACTGGCATTGATCCGCACTGCTGAAAAGACAGAATCCCAGCTGCAGGAATACATGACCGAGCATAAGATCGAGAAGCTATGGCCCGCGAGCGAACGGGTGCTGGTGGGTTTCGACACTCGGCCACAGAGCCGCCAGATCATCCGTGATGCCTGGCGGCTCGCCCATGGCCTGCATGCCGATCTCATTGCCGTCACAGTGCAGCCGGAGGGCTATATGGCTTTCACAAGCAAACTTATTGGATTACTCAAGTATGGTAGTAAGGCTAAGAAGCACAGGGAAGAGGCTCTGCAGCGCCTGGAACAACATGCTTTGCTCGCAGAAGATCTCGGTGCCGAAGTCATCCGCACCAGTAGCAACGATATTGCCAGGAAGCTCGTCGAGGTGGCCCGTGAAAACCATGTGACCCAGTTAGTGCTTGGCCAGCCCGCACGCAGCCGCTGGGAAGAGCTGCTGAGAGGCTCCATTATCAATCGTGTGTTGCGCCTGAGTTCGGAAATTGATATTCATCTTGTACCCCAGGAAAGGGAAGAATAG
- a CDS encoding DUF4118 domain-containing protein: protein MHEIERIPQLPGQTETPWQKYLIDSLLAVGGTLAVTGIIYAYHLYPTIPNISIVYLLIILPLATKRGRYSALLASAVAFLSFDFFLVPPLYTFNISRWEEWIALFVFLVTALIASQLATVSRESIEQAWLHEREAQILYEVGRVLNITDRLDEQLNSIVLALERVFHPWGVRECALLLPDADGRLHVQADAPIRIEQFTLSPDELMVAQEVLVQGTMREKNQASLASQSTSSGQNLILYLLPLKTANRVLGVLCLRADHEAPWITSAQHPQEGPNFERATFLRMFLDQAILVIEEARLRTHAISNNEG from the coding sequence ATGCATGAAATAGAACGCATTCCGCAACTACCAGGGCAAACAGAAACACCCTGGCAAAAATATCTCATCGATAGCCTGCTGGCTGTGGGAGGAACGTTAGCCGTTACAGGCATTATTTACGCTTACCATTTATATCCAACCATTCCCAACATATCGATTGTCTACTTACTGATTATTCTGCCCCTGGCGACTAAGCGTGGTCGTTATTCAGCGCTACTGGCTTCTGCGGTTGCCTTTCTCTCGTTCGATTTTTTTCTCGTGCCGCCATTGTATACCTTTAACATATCCCGTTGGGAGGAATGGATTGCCCTGTTTGTCTTTTTGGTAACGGCCCTGATTGCCAGCCAGCTAGCAACAGTATCACGGGAAAGTATCGAACAGGCCTGGTTACACGAGCGTGAGGCACAGATCCTTTATGAAGTTGGACGTGTCCTCAATATAACGGACAGACTTGATGAACAACTCAATAGCATTGTCCTGGCTCTCGAACGGGTATTTCACCCATGGGGTGTGCGCGAGTGCGCATTACTGCTCCCTGACGCGGACGGCAGACTACACGTTCAAGCAGATGCTCCCATTCGCATCGAGCAATTTACCCTGTCGCCTGATGAGTTAATGGTAGCGCAAGAAGTGCTGGTCCAGGGAACTATGAGGGAAAAGAACCAGGCCTCATTGGCTTCTCAGTCCACTTCTTCGGGCCAGAATCTGATCTTGTATTTGCTTCCCCTTAAGACCGCTAATCGCGTACTCGGTGTGCTTTGTTTGCGTGCTGACCATGAAGCGCCGTGGATTACGAGCGCGCAACATCCCCAGGAAGGGCCGAATTTTGAACGTGCTACCTTTTTAAGAATGTTTCTTGATCAAGCCATCCTGGTAATTGAAGAGGCACGCCTGCGCACACACGCCATCTCAAACAACGAAGGTTGA
- a CDS encoding universal stress protein, with protein sequence MNNMAAATNALQITFIGVLIAIAFMASIVGVLGWMLRLPKETERTRTAHQAIRSVNRMTRILVPILAKSEATDRIVALAAQMIRQRNGSAVLLAVIEVPFTLPINAHVEEDEKYALELLERAEAVAHQCGTKNGHRISRRILKARNAGAAIVREAEEEAVDIILIARTSIRGRGNVQQVNPAIDYVLKNAPCEVLVLSPGHHSSVNSGETREPERVIATV encoded by the coding sequence ATGAACAACATGGCAGCCGCTACTAATGCGCTACAGATCACTTTCATCGGTGTACTGATCGCTATAGCGTTTATGGCCTCTATTGTAGGAGTCCTTGGTTGGATGTTACGACTGCCGAAGGAGACGGAACGCACCAGGACTGCACACCAGGCAATCCGTTCGGTGAACAGGATGACGCGCATACTTGTGCCGATTTTAGCGAAGAGTGAGGCCACAGATCGCATCGTTGCATTAGCGGCCCAAATGATACGGCAGAGAAATGGCAGCGCGGTCCTGCTGGCGGTGATCGAAGTGCCCTTTACATTACCGATAAACGCGCATGTGGAAGAAGATGAAAAGTACGCCCTTGAATTGCTGGAACGCGCCGAGGCTGTAGCGCACCAATGCGGAACTAAAAATGGCCATAGAATAAGCCGCCGCATTCTGAAGGCGCGCAATGCGGGGGCAGCGATTGTGCGGGAGGCAGAGGAGGAAGCGGTGGATATAATCCTCATCGCGAGGACATCTATCCGAGGGCGAGGAAACGTGCAGCAGGTGAACCCGGCGATTGATTATGTGTTGAAGAATGCGCCATGCGAAGTGCTGGTGCTAAGCCCTGGACATCATTCTTCAGTCAATAGTGGAGAAACGAGAGAGCCGGAGAGGGTTATCGCAACCGTTTAG
- a CDS encoding APC family permease, whose protein sequence is MASKTAPDAAVASGAVAETEQESHSLRRAVGVWGSYTWGYADVGADVYVALGIVMAAAQGATNVAFLFAGLVYVMVGLAYTELAAAYPMAGGGQFYVLRGLGDFWGFVAGWAVLLDFTIDISLFALASAGYINFFIPALDTHINMSLLGITFPGVQPFLILEATIFVVFLTCLNIIGVRESSKFNEILGALDVISESSILFFGFLFAFNPSMLVHQMLTQWPDPFHLAYGASLAIISFVGLESISQASQETIRPGKVVPRTSIALILTVLIYALAFSNLSLAMLPWQSFAQHNGDPIAWLASHIPVLGLVAGPYVAMLGATLVLISSNAGVFGASRITYSMARFDLLPRWFSKVHPKFRTPIRTLVVFSGIALIELWLAGLSPNAYDVLGNMYAFGAATAYMLVFVSLLVLRFIDPWTPRPFKVPLNLRFRGKDGETRLLPIVGVLGFLGISSILALVVLTHAIGRIAGPAWIIMGLLIYIWHRRRNKLPVTKSLERNWEKEQMHVYEDAGEYELADELKENLARKRRLHGEREIESKLPIGTQVLDVPLPSNGNHNRKHKGGKA, encoded by the coding sequence ATGGCAAGCAAAACGGCGCCGGACGCGGCTGTTGCATCCGGCGCAGTTGCCGAAACAGAACAAGAAAGTCATAGTTTGAGACGCGCTGTTGGCGTCTGGGGCTCATATACCTGGGGATACGCGGATGTAGGAGCCGATGTGTACGTGGCACTCGGCATTGTGATGGCGGCGGCTCAAGGAGCTACAAACGTCGCCTTTCTTTTTGCGGGCCTGGTTTACGTGATGGTTGGCCTGGCCTATACAGAGCTGGCGGCAGCCTATCCCATGGCCGGAGGGGGTCAATTCTACGTTCTGCGCGGGTTAGGCGACTTCTGGGGATTTGTAGCCGGTTGGGCAGTGCTGCTCGATTTTACCATCGATATCTCGCTCTTTGCCCTGGCATCCGCCGGCTATATCAATTTCTTCATCCCGGCACTTGATACCCATATAAATATGAGCCTGCTTGGCATTACCTTTCCGGGAGTACAACCCTTTTTGATTCTAGAAGCTACGATCTTTGTGGTCTTTCTGACGTGCCTGAATATTATCGGCGTGCGCGAATCTTCAAAATTTAACGAGATTCTGGGCGCGCTCGATGTGATCAGCGAATCATCGATCCTGTTCTTCGGCTTCCTTTTCGCGTTCAATCCGTCGATGCTCGTTCACCAGATGCTCACGCAATGGCCTGATCCATTTCACCTGGCATATGGAGCCTCGCTGGCGATCATCTCGTTCGTAGGGCTTGAGTCGATCAGCCAGGCAAGCCAGGAGACCATTCGCCCCGGTAAGGTGGTGCCACGCACATCAATCGCATTGATTCTGACCGTATTGATCTACGCGCTGGCTTTTTCAAATTTGAGCCTGGCGATGCTGCCGTGGCAATCCTTTGCTCAACACAATGGCGACCCTATTGCGTGGCTGGCCAGCCATATACCCGTGCTGGGCCTGGTCGCCGGGCCGTATGTAGCGATGCTAGGAGCAACACTGGTGCTGATTTCATCCAATGCAGGGGTATTCGGCGCTTCCCGCATCACTTATTCGATGGCGCGATTCGACTTGCTGCCACGCTGGTTTTCAAAGGTACACCCGAAGTTTCGCACGCCGATTCGCACACTGGTGGTCTTTTCCGGCATTGCGCTGATAGAACTGTGGCTGGCGGGTTTATCACCCAACGCTTACGATGTGCTTGGCAACATGTATGCATTTGGAGCTGCGACCGCTTACATGCTGGTGTTCGTCTCGTTGCTGGTGCTACGTTTTATCGACCCGTGGACACCACGACCATTTAAAGTGCCTTTGAATCTGCGTTTCCGGGGCAAAGATGGTGAAACTCGCCTCTTGCCTATCGTCGGCGTCCTGGGCTTCCTGGGCATCAGCAGCATTCTGGCGCTGGTTGTTCTGACACATGCGATTGGGCGCATCGCGGGCCCGGCCTGGATTATTATGGGCTTGCTGATCTACATCTGGCACCGGCGGCGCAATAAACTGCCGGTGACAAAGTCGCTGGAACGGAACTGGGAAAAGGAGCAGATGCATGTGTATGAAGACGCGGGCGAATATGAGCTTGCCGATGAGCTGAAAGAGAATTTAGCACGCAAACGCCGCCTGCACGGAGAGCGGGAGATCGAGAGCAAGTTGCCGATTGGAACGCAGGTGCTGGATGTTCCACTGCCTTCGAATGGGAATCACAACAGGAAGCACAAAGGAGGAAAAGCATGA
- a CDS encoding APC family permease, producing MDAENSQDKPIQKDDEASSLTDQNVILVEEDDPTLLSRKEVLRGSLPGNERVRIVRPNQRAFRRLSTGMLEATELTQTPQAGLSRGIYRIRRLLIGPALTNAQGEHERLTKFKALAVLSSDAISSVAYATEAILITLVAAGSGYLGLTLPISFAIVLLLAIVATSYRQTIPAYPNGGGSYIVAKDNLGTLPGLVAAASLMIDYVLTVSVSISSGVQNLASLFTVLGPHVVIIDVALVILVTIVNLRGVRESGSIFSIPTYIFIGSALLLIIVGVIKSFFIQHNPVIGHFQYVKAIEPVTIFLILRSFASGCSAMTGVEAISNGVPAFKRPEPRNAAITLTWMAVILGTLFIGITFLATSFHVEANAAGNPTVIAQIAAEVFSGPLYFMFPIFQLATLLILTLAANTSYSDFPRLASLLARDQFLPHQFSFRGDRLAFSTGIIFLAVLASLLLVVFNGNTTQLINLYAVGVFMSFTLSQSGMVRHWWRLRRTQKGWQRRLAINGLGAFTTLVVSLVIASTKFLEGAWIVVLLIPLLVLMFVAINRHYQKVERERVVDIPIHPRDIRHRLIVPIAGLDRAAIQSLAYARSITPHVTAVHIAINEDDATRTRDAWQQWQKQLSEDEETHLIIIESPYRSLTRPLLAYIDTVHELFPNDTLTVILPEFVVSHWWEGILHNQTALRLKAALLFRPGIVVTSVPQHLRSRIKK from the coding sequence ATGGACGCTGAAAACAGCCAGGATAAGCCAATCCAGAAGGACGATGAGGCTAGCAGCCTCACCGATCAAAACGTGATCCTGGTTGAGGAGGATGACCCGACGCTTTTGTCTCGTAAGGAGGTCTTAAGAGGCAGTTTGCCAGGTAATGAGCGTGTGCGCATCGTGCGTCCAAATCAGCGCGCGTTTCGACGCTTAAGCACAGGTATGCTCGAAGCGACCGAGTTAACCCAAACCCCACAGGCTGGTTTATCGCGTGGCATATATAGGATCCGTCGCCTGCTGATCGGGCCTGCACTGACCAACGCCCAGGGGGAACATGAGCGCCTGACAAAATTCAAAGCCCTGGCCGTTCTTTCGTCCGATGCCATATCTTCGGTGGCATACGCGACCGAAGCCATTCTCATCACCCTGGTGGCAGCCGGGTCAGGCTATCTGGGACTGACTCTGCCGATTAGCTTTGCGATAGTCCTGTTGCTGGCTATCGTCGCCACCTCCTATCGCCAGACCATTCCCGCCTATCCCAATGGCGGCGGCTCATATATCGTAGCGAAAGATAACCTTGGCACGCTGCCGGGCCTTGTTGCTGCCGCTTCGCTGATGATCGATTATGTGCTAACCGTCTCCGTCAGCATCTCTTCCGGTGTGCAGAATCTGGCCTCGCTTTTTACCGTGCTGGGGCCACACGTCGTCATCATTGATGTCGCGCTGGTCATTCTCGTCACTATTGTGAACCTGCGAGGCGTGCGCGAATCTGGCTCCATCTTTTCAATCCCTACCTACATTTTCATTGGCAGCGCGCTGTTGTTGATTATCGTAGGTGTGATCAAATCCTTTTTTATCCAGCACAATCCTGTCATTGGGCATTTCCAGTATGTGAAAGCCATCGAACCAGTTACCATCTTTCTGATTCTCAGATCGTTTGCCTCTGGTTGTTCGGCGATGACGGGCGTGGAAGCAATTTCTAATGGCGTGCCAGCTTTCAAAAGGCCGGAACCGCGCAATGCAGCGATCACATTGACCTGGATGGCTGTAATTCTTGGTACCCTCTTCATCGGCATTACTTTTCTGGCCACATCCTTTCATGTTGAGGCGAACGCGGCTGGCAATCCTACCGTCATAGCCCAGATAGCCGCTGAGGTATTCTCAGGGCCGCTGTACTTCATGTTCCCGATCTTCCAACTTGCCACCCTGCTGATTTTGACACTGGCCGCCAATACCAGCTACTCTGACTTCCCGCGCCTGGCCTCGCTGCTGGCGCGAGATCAATTTCTGCCACACCAGTTCTCCTTCAGGGGTGATCGCCTGGCCTTCTCTACGGGTATCATCTTTCTGGCGGTTCTGGCGAGTCTGCTACTGGTTGTCTTTAACGGAAATACGACACAACTCATCAACTTGTATGCCGTCGGTGTCTTTATGTCGTTCACGCTCTCACAGAGCGGAATGGTGCGTCACTGGTGGAGATTACGCCGCACGCAGAAGGGCTGGCAGCGCCGCCTTGCCATCAACGGACTGGGCGCATTTACTACACTGGTAGTGAGCCTGGTGATAGCGTCAACAAAATTTCTCGAGGGTGCCTGGATCGTCGTTCTGCTGATTCCCTTGCTGGTGCTGATGTTTGTTGCCATCAACCGTCACTACCAGAAGGTGGAGCGGGAACGCGTCGTCGATATTCCGATCCACCCAAGGGACATTCGCCATCGTCTGATTGTGCCCATTGCCGGATTAGACCGGGCCGCTATCCAAAGTCTTGCCTACGCACGCTCAATCACACCGCATGTCACTGCTGTGCATATCGCAATCAATGAGGATGATGCTACCCGGACCCGTGATGCCTGGCAACAGTGGCAAAAACAACTGAGCGAGGATGAAGAGACGCACCTGATTATCATAGAATCGCCGTACCGTTCGCTGACGCGGCCCCTGCTGGCTTACATTGATACCGTCCATGAACTCTTCCCCAATGATACGCTGACCGTGATTCTGCCGGAATTTGTCGTTTCACACTGGTGGGAAGGCATTTTGCACAATCAAACGGCTCTGCGCCTGAAAGCGGCCCTGCTCTTCAGACCAGGAATCGTCGTGACGAGCGTTCCGCAGCATCTGAGAAGCCGAATCAAGAAGTAG
- a CDS encoding carbon-nitrogen hydrolase family protein: protein MNAQGTHAFKDTQPARLIAVGNRINLHAAVSENSFSEELERIIGLAMEHLAQDRPNLVVLGEILGLPLALTGKRGYLSRRMHTSNVAMSMLALAYGRRIFHYRRMYPNISLVRALLLSLSDRMYRPFTTTLSRLAAKHNIYVSASTIVPHVNCSTSLTDVVRLGRRTESKVYLPGGPEVYNTAFLWGPDGTLIGTTDKVFLTESEKSILDLTPGNLECVQAFDTEMGKVGMAISLDAFTPEYLRKLDSLGTRIVIQNDANDTIWAGPCKTWEWQPQEWLNSVLGSLQDDYPNLYYNVCAMQVGNFYDIPFDGQSTITMKSEDEPDPQCNFVGNEGFVHTVTGKPMTGAILAMSPWVVEDPIRTKPGLTLEERRAALEQVGRQLLPGGSRANQYCESVIWADVEVPVP, encoded by the coding sequence ATGAATGCTCAAGGCACACATGCTTTTAAAGATACGCAGCCGGCCCGTCTGATTGCAGTAGGCAATCGGATCAATCTGCATGCCGCGGTCAGCGAAAATAGTTTTTCAGAGGAGTTAGAGCGCATTATTGGGCTGGCTATGGAACACCTTGCGCAGGACCGACCCAACCTGGTCGTGCTGGGTGAGATCCTGGGATTGCCACTTGCATTAACCGGAAAACGTGGCTATTTATCCCGGCGCATGCATACCTCGAATGTGGCAATGAGCATGCTGGCCCTGGCATATGGCCGCCGTATATTTCATTATCGTCGAATGTACCCAAATATTTCTCTTGTACGCGCCTTGCTGCTCTCGCTCTCAGATAGAATGTATCGTCCCTTTACAACAACGCTGAGCCGGCTTGCCGCAAAACATAACATTTATGTATCCGCAAGCACCATAGTTCCACATGTCAATTGTTCAACTTCTCTGACGGATGTTGTCAGATTGGGGCGCCGCACAGAAAGCAAAGTCTACCTGCCGGGTGGGCCAGAAGTGTACAATACCGCATTCTTGTGGGGGCCGGATGGAACGCTGATCGGGACGACTGACAAGGTGTTTCTTACCGAAAGTGAAAAATCAATCCTGGATTTGACTCCTGGAAACCTGGAATGCGTGCAGGCATTTGATACCGAGATGGGGAAGGTCGGTATGGCGATCAGCCTGGATGCCTTTACACCTGAGTACCTGCGGAAATTGGATAGCCTGGGAACGCGGATTGTAATCCAGAATGATGCCAATGATACAATATGGGCAGGGCCTTGCAAAACCTGGGAGTGGCAGCCGCAGGAATGGCTCAACTCTGTGCTTGGTTCCCTGCAAGACGATTATCCCAACCTGTACTATAATGTATGCGCCATGCAGGTAGGAAACTTTTACGATATTCCGTTTGATGGGCAATCCACCATCACGATGAAAAGCGAGGATGAACCCGACCCGCAGTGCAATTTTGTCGGAAACGAGGGATTCGTGCATACCGTTACGGGCAAACCAATGACAGGAGCAATCCTCGCCATGTCGCCCTGGGTTGTTGAAGACCCTATTCGCACAAAACCCGGCTTGACACTCGAGGAACGCCGGGCGGCTCTAGAGCAGGTGGGAAGACAACTCCTGCCGGGTGGCTCGCGTGCCAATCAGTATTGCGAATCGGTGATCTGGGCCGATGTTGAGGTTCCAGTGCCGTAA